One stretch of Archocentrus centrarchus isolate MPI-CPG fArcCen1 chromosome 5, fArcCen1, whole genome shotgun sequence DNA includes these proteins:
- the LOC115780554 gene encoding uncharacterized protein LOC115780554 — MEEAYNELYQQFLRLRSLCLKQAALLHQLTTALQKQQGASVSNGEFSHMMSVPVQFTHEIPPYLLEKPQILMSGTKIPAAQCGIDCHSRNLKSFPDLLADDMSKLCVDMPSQRKEAVEAQNKSPLLLPLDSLGCYGACSSETKKSKQRYPGGDRTLHTVRMPMMDCCSLGDDFHSGSGAAMLSDVALQSHVCDFCQAVFPGHTTTRGEFLRHLDTHVT, encoded by the exons ATGGAGGAAGCATACAATGAACTTTACCAGCAGTTTCTTCGCCTGAGGTCACTTTGTCTGAAACAGGCAGCTCTGTTGCATCAACTCACAACAGCCCTGCAGAAACAGCAAG GTGCATCTGTTTCTAATGGAGAATTCAGCCATATGATGTCCGTTCCTGTCCAGTTTACCCATGAAATCCCTCCATATCTCCTTGAAAAGCCTCAAATATTAATGTCCGGGACAAAAATCCCTGCAGCACAGTGTGGCATTGATTGCCATTCAAGAAATCTGAAGAGCTTCCCCGATTTGCTTGCTGATGATATGTCCAAGCTCTGTGTCGATATGCCCTCTCAAAGAAAGGAAGCTGTGGAGGCGCAGAATAAATCCCCACTGCTATTACCACTGGACTCGTTGGGGTGTTATGGAGCCTGTTCCAGTGAAACCAAAAAGTCAAAGCAAAGGTATCCTGGTGGAGACAGAACTCTTCACACAGTCAGG ATGCCTATGATGGACTGTTGCTCCCTGGGTGATGACTTCCACAGTGGATCTGGTGCGGCAATGTTGTCGGACGTGGCTCTACAGTCCCACGTTTGTGATTTTTGCCAGGCGGTTTTCCCTGGACACACAACTACAAGAGGAGAGTTCCTACGACATCTCGACACTCACGTCACCTAG
- the nab2 gene encoding NGFI-A-binding protein 2 produces MSLPRTLGELQLYRVLQRANLLAYYETFIQQGGDDVQQLCEAAEEEFLEIMALVGMATKPLHVRRLQKALRDWAANPALFSQPVANVPLGGIPLFKVDGTGTSGSAGGPRKSVSNGQPGSPCEREDRVCLTPMHSGSPRSPCSQASPQPPDTHYREKLSPMDPHWLSPEHDGNCTLGSAPGTEEEPSSPPLLSTCPPGPSTSPSPSASFTPAALSAWSGGQLDGETARAVVETVERLLATLPRSDPAEVKTLLRMNKKMAKTVGHIFRMGSQDMNKEEEIRKYSLIYGRFDSKRREGKQLTHHELIINEAAAQFCMRDNALLLRRVELFSLARQVARKCAYTSTLKHARTNADESSILPQKRARHEGVVPESVSSLLGVEGSESLTQRADDDSLSAESLDSVSHDMGSQCNQSPSPRPHTDTSNPASWSRHLIQQTLMDEGLRLARMVSHDRAGKISLGSDGAHSTDHDIKVEKQSSIAACRSSSPCVTKDDSNHRGK; encoded by the exons ATGTCTCTGCCACGCACACTTGGTGAGTTGCAGCTGTATCGGGTCCTCCAGAGAGCCAACCTGCTGGCCTACTATGAAACCTTTATCCAGCAGGGTGGTGACGATGtccagcagctctgtgaggcAGCGGAGGAGGAGTTCCTGGAGATCATGGCACTAGTTGGCATGGCCACCAAGCCACTGCATGTGCGTAGGCTGCAAAAGGCCCTCCGAGACTGGGCGGCGAACCCTGCCCTTTTCAGCCAGCCTGTTGCTAATGTTCCTCTCGGGGGCATCCCGCTCTTTAAAGTTGATGGCACTGGCACAAGTGGATCAGCTGGCGGGCCCAGAAAGTCTGTGAGTAATGGGCAGCCAGGATCCCCCTGTGAGAGAGAGGATCGGGTGTGTCTTACACCAATGCATAGTGGGAGTCCAAGAAGCCCCTGCTCTCAGGCCTCTCCACAACCACCAGACACACACTACAGGGAAAAACTGTCACCCATGGACCCACACTGGCTCAGCCCAGAGCATGATGGGAACTGCACTTTAGGTTCTGCACCTGGAACAGAAGAGGAGCCATCCAGCCCGCCTCTCCTGTCAACATGTCCTCCTGGTCCTTCCACATCTCCGAGCCCCTCTGCATCTTTTACTCCAGCAGCTCTGTCTGCCTGGTCCGGAGGACAGCTGGATGGGGAGACAGCAAGGGCGGTGGTGGAGACTGTGGAGAGGCTCCTCGCGACCCTTCCCAGGTCAGATCCTGCAGAGGTGAAGACTTTGCTGAGGATGAACAAGAAGATGGCAAAGACTGTGGGACACATCTTCAGAATGGGGTCCCAGGACATGAACAAGGAGGAGGAGATCCGGAAATACAGTCTAATTTATGGACGCTTTGACTCCAAGAGGAGAGAAGGCAAGCAGCTCACACATCATGAG CTGATCATCAACGAAGCTGCAGCCCAGTTTTGCATGCGCGACAATGCCCTTTTGCTGAGACGGGTGGAGCTCTTCTCTCTGGCTCGGCAGGTGGCGAGAAAATGTGCCTACACCTCCACGCTAAAGCATGCAAG GACGAATGCAGATGAGAGCAGCATTCTGCCCCAGAAGAGAGCGAGACATGAG GGAGTCGTGCCTGAGAGTGTGTCATCACTCCTCGGAGTGGAGGGATCTGAGAGTTTGACTCAGAGGGCAGATGACGACAGCTTATCTGCAGAAAGCCTGGACAGTGTATcacatg ACATGGGCTCCCAGTGCAACCAGTCTCCATCCCCCCGCCCTCACACCGACACCTCCAACCCTGCCAGCTGGAGTCGCCATCTCATACAGCAAACGCTTATGGACGAAGGGCTGAGACTGGCACGGATGGTGTCACATGACCGGGCGGGAAAGATCAGCCTAGGTTCAGACGGCGCTCACTCCACAG ACCATGACATTAAAGTGGAAAAGCAGAGCTCGATAGCAGCGTGCAGGAGCAGTAGCCCTTGTGTCACCAAAGATGACTCCAACCACCGAGGAAAATGA